The Kitasatospora setae KM-6054 genome contains a region encoding:
- a CDS encoding LCP family protein, which produces MVQTDELSTGETSAAAAKDAAAPAKPRRRARRILLITGGTVLALVLAAGGTGFWMYRHLEGNLDTVDIDKALGEDRPAPLPDGAQDILVLGSDSRSGDNGDLAGGDVGGTARSDTAMVVHIPEGRSNATVVSIPRDTMVARPACTTADGKQVAGTPRVMFNSIYTTAGPACVVKTVESMTGLRMNHYVEIDFAGFKDLVDAMGGVEVTTDTAIDDKYSGLHLPAGTHLLDGTQALAFVRTRHGVGDGSDLGRIGLQQKFLLSVLSQLQRKGTLTSPTKAYGVANAATKALTTDTSLGSLNGLLDFAQSMKGLQPERMKTVMLPVVTDRIDHNRVVADEAKAAALWASLRENRPVPSGSPAASASASPSASARSSASASAHN; this is translated from the coding sequence ATGGTACAGACCGACGAGCTGTCGACCGGCGAGACGTCGGCGGCGGCCGCCAAGGACGCGGCGGCCCCCGCGAAGCCCCGGCGGCGGGCCCGGCGGATCCTGCTGATCACCGGCGGCACCGTGCTGGCGCTGGTGCTGGCCGCGGGCGGCACCGGGTTCTGGATGTACCGCCACCTGGAGGGGAACCTCGACACCGTCGACATCGACAAGGCGCTCGGCGAGGACCGGCCGGCTCCGCTGCCGGACGGCGCGCAGGACATCCTGGTGCTCGGTTCGGACTCCCGCAGCGGCGACAACGGCGACCTGGCGGGCGGCGACGTGGGCGGCACGGCGCGCTCGGACACGGCGATGGTGGTGCACATACCCGAGGGGCGGTCCAACGCCACCGTGGTGAGCATCCCGCGCGACACCATGGTGGCCCGTCCGGCGTGCACCACCGCCGACGGCAAGCAGGTGGCCGGCACGCCCCGGGTGATGTTCAACTCGATCTACACCACGGCGGGTCCGGCCTGCGTGGTGAAGACCGTCGAGTCGATGACCGGCCTGCGGATGAACCACTACGTGGAGATCGACTTCGCCGGGTTCAAGGACCTGGTGGACGCGATGGGCGGGGTGGAGGTCACCACCGACACCGCGATCGACGACAAGTACAGCGGCCTGCACCTGCCCGCCGGCACCCACCTGCTGGACGGCACCCAGGCGCTGGCGTTCGTCCGCACCCGGCACGGCGTCGGCGACGGCAGCGACCTCGGGCGGATCGGCCTGCAGCAGAAGTTCCTGCTCTCGGTGCTCTCCCAGCTCCAGCGCAAGGGCACGCTCACCAGCCCGACCAAGGCGTACGGCGTGGCGAACGCGGCCACCAAGGCGCTGACCACCGACACCTCGCTGGGCTCGCTCAACGGCCTGCTCGACTTCGCGCAGAGCATGAAGGGCCTGCAGCCCGAGCGGATGAAGACCGTGATGCTGCCCGTGGTCACCGACCGGATCGACCACAACCGGGTGGTCGCCGACGAGGCGAAGGCCGCCGCGCTGTGGGCGTCGCTGCGCGAGAACCGCCCCGTCCCGTCCGGTTCCCCGGCCGCCTCCGCGAGTGCCTCCCCGTCCGCCTCCGCGAGGTCCTCGGCGAGCGCCTCCGCCCACAACTGA
- a CDS encoding bifunctional glycosyltransferase/CDP-glycerol:glycerophosphate glycerophosphotransferase — MVAHRPRLSVVVPFQNVEAYLAECLESVARQSFRDFEVILVDDGSTDSSTDIARAVCDRDRRFRLIRQEPHGPGHARNTGLRAMHPDGEFLVFADGDDVVPEHAYETLLRTLEESGSDFVSGNVQMMNSTSTWQSPLHKAPMQAERRGTHITKFDKLIYDRTVWNKVFRRSFWDYYFIEFPEGVLYEDSWVNMFAHFRAAKVDVITDVVYYWRRRDGAAAPSITQRHHELDNLRDRVAAVQSVSRFLAGHRSQRFAESKRKYDLACLTSDLMLHLKVLPDAEEEYQHAFLEWTNEFLDEADPDLIGELPAEARVKWLLVRGRKLAELLEVLEFERRGGPMPVQRRFRRYLKYPHLGDRSLGIDRKAYRLDKELALHGSVGEVRWEDERLVIGGHAYIRFLNVHKRHMSVKGFALRNRKQDRMLLVPARTVYAPQATEHSGQNRYCYDWAGFSTSFDTNRLKLKGKWAEGTWDVAAGVLSRGLFRYRGLDRGSVGSAANPPYRYVDKNTRVLPLFVQNRLKLRVEIVRCRITGHRIDGDHLVLRGVYLGPTVPTGGQLRLVSLGGAGRVQVPVRFTPGGEGWCTFTGRVPLRSVVPAQPAADETRPVSWERGGNGWKTTFHVAGRAMTMYPVMAEDTPDGHHRLPAALQTPEGDRELVVHRNGAGYLVLFERATLPRVIRYEWLADGPLEIVGRYPALDRVPPAERRTAHLVLRSRAQGTERAISLEWRGEYFRARFDPARLRTLAGTIPLAAGRWDLFLRRQDPSRTPPAELLPDLMLKLEQDAIPGLPLPREADERRYDLQAEAYDRLSLQVHSAMPDHARGPYRQKLLRTKTYPAARQRPVRPAVLFDAFKGTQYSDSPRAVHEELVRRGARLEHLWVVKDDQVDVPETARAVRMWSPEWYEALATSRYVVANNHLPDWFRKRPGQTVVQTWHGTPLKKIGHDIEAVHFADKRYLERLAVEVENWDLLVSPNSFSTPILRRAFAFPGELVESGYPRNDVLCRPDTERRAEQVRRRIGIPEGKRVVLYAPTWRDDQYYSPGRYKFDFRIDLADARARLGADHVLLVRRHPNVVDPVPGAGDGFVHDVSDYPDMADLSLITDVMITDYSSLMFDFVNTGRPILFYTYDLEHYRDTLRGFYFDFESSAPGPLLFDSAELVDAVRDADGVRRRHAERYRRFQQDFCDLDDGRAAARLVDRMLTVGGDLDPGTAPTPVSAPARGAEAVAGAVPAAVAGAVPAAVPGAVPAPVRTAARTAAPAPDRPRAGVPMPGDTFEGVPWPLPAHLTTPADPDALRLRERVGARRSTEHDHV; from the coding sequence GTGGTTGCCCACCGTCCCCGGCTGAGTGTCGTCGTCCCGTTCCAGAACGTCGAGGCTTACCTGGCGGAGTGTCTGGAGTCCGTCGCCCGGCAGTCGTTCCGGGACTTCGAGGTCATCCTGGTCGACGACGGCTCGACCGACTCCTCCACCGACATCGCCCGGGCGGTGTGCGACCGCGACCGGCGGTTCCGGCTGATCCGGCAGGAGCCGCACGGGCCGGGCCACGCCCGGAACACCGGGCTGCGGGCGATGCACCCGGACGGCGAGTTCCTGGTCTTCGCGGACGGCGACGACGTGGTGCCCGAGCACGCGTACGAGACGCTGCTGCGCACCCTGGAGGAGTCCGGGTCGGACTTCGTCTCGGGCAACGTCCAGATGATGAACTCCACCAGCACCTGGCAGTCGCCGCTGCACAAGGCCCCGATGCAGGCCGAGCGGCGGGGCACCCACATCACGAAGTTCGACAAGCTGATCTACGACCGGACGGTCTGGAACAAGGTGTTCCGCCGCAGCTTCTGGGACTACTACTTCATCGAGTTCCCCGAGGGCGTCCTGTACGAGGACTCCTGGGTCAACATGTTCGCCCACTTCCGGGCCGCCAAGGTCGACGTGATCACCGACGTCGTCTACTACTGGCGCCGCCGGGACGGGGCCGCCGCCCCCTCCATCACCCAGCGCCACCACGAGCTGGACAACCTGCGCGACCGGGTCGCCGCCGTCCAGTCGGTGAGCCGCTTCCTGGCCGGGCACCGCTCGCAGCGCTTCGCCGAGTCCAAGCGCAAGTACGACCTGGCCTGCCTGACCTCCGACCTGATGCTGCACCTGAAGGTGCTGCCGGACGCGGAGGAGGAGTACCAGCACGCCTTCCTGGAGTGGACCAACGAGTTCCTGGACGAGGCCGACCCCGACCTGATCGGCGAACTGCCCGCCGAGGCCCGGGTGAAGTGGCTGCTGGTGCGCGGCCGCAAGCTGGCCGAACTGCTGGAGGTGCTGGAGTTCGAGCGGCGCGGCGGGCCGATGCCGGTCCAGCGCCGCTTCCGCCGCTACCTGAAGTACCCGCACCTGGGCGACCGCAGCCTCGGCATCGACCGCAAGGCGTACCGTCTCGACAAGGAGCTGGCGCTGCACGGCTCGGTCGGCGAGGTGCGCTGGGAGGACGAGCGGCTGGTGATCGGCGGGCACGCGTACATCCGCTTCCTGAACGTCCACAAGCGGCACATGTCGGTCAAGGGCTTCGCGCTGCGCAACCGCAAGCAGGACCGGATGCTGCTGGTCCCCGCCCGCACCGTCTACGCGCCGCAGGCCACCGAGCACTCCGGGCAGAACCGTTACTGCTACGACTGGGCGGGCTTCAGCACCTCCTTCGACACCAACCGGCTCAAGCTCAAGGGCAAGTGGGCCGAAGGCACCTGGGACGTGGCGGCGGGCGTGCTCAGCCGCGGCCTGTTCCGCTACCGCGGCCTGGACCGCGGCAGCGTCGGCAGCGCCGCCAACCCGCCCTACCGGTACGTCGACAAGAACACCCGGGTGCTGCCGCTGTTCGTCCAGAACCGGCTCAAGCTGCGGGTCGAGATCGTCCGCTGCCGGATCACCGGGCACCGGATCGACGGCGACCACCTGGTGCTGCGCGGCGTGTACCTCGGCCCGACCGTGCCGACCGGCGGGCAGCTGCGACTGGTCAGCCTCGGCGGGGCCGGACGGGTGCAGGTGCCGGTCCGCTTCACCCCCGGCGGCGAGGGCTGGTGCACCTTCACCGGCCGCGTCCCGCTGCGCTCGGTCGTCCCCGCGCAGCCGGCGGCGGACGAGACCCGGCCGGTCTCCTGGGAGCGCGGCGGCAACGGCTGGAAGACCACCTTCCACGTCGCCGGGCGGGCCATGACCATGTACCCGGTGATGGCCGAGGACACCCCCGACGGCCACCACCGCCTCCCGGCCGCCCTGCAGACCCCGGAGGGCGACCGCGAACTGGTCGTGCACCGCAACGGCGCCGGCTACCTCGTCCTGTTCGAACGGGCCACCCTGCCCCGGGTCATCCGCTACGAGTGGCTGGCCGACGGGCCGCTGGAGATCGTCGGCCGCTACCCCGCCCTGGACCGGGTGCCGCCCGCAGAGCGCCGCACCGCCCACCTGGTGCTGCGCTCGCGCGCCCAGGGCACCGAGCGCGCCATCTCCCTCGAATGGCGCGGCGAGTACTTCCGGGCCCGCTTCGACCCGGCCCGGCTGCGCACCCTGGCCGGCACCATCCCGCTGGCCGCCGGCCGCTGGGACCTCTTCCTGCGCCGCCAGGACCCCTCCCGCACCCCGCCCGCCGAACTCCTGCCCGACCTGATGCTCAAGCTCGAACAGGACGCGATACCCGGCCTCCCGCTGCCCCGGGAAGCCGACGAGCGCCGCTACGACCTCCAGGCCGAGGCGTACGACCGGCTCTCCCTCCAGGTCCACTCCGCCATGCCCGACCACGCCCGCGGCCCCTACCGGCAGAAGCTGCTGCGCACCAAGACCTACCCCGCCGCCCGCCAGCGGCCCGTCCGCCCCGCCGTCCTGTTCGACGCCTTCAAGGGCACCCAGTACTCCGACAGCCCGCGCGCCGTCCACGAGGAACTCGTGCGCCGCGGCGCCCGGTTGGAGCACCTCTGGGTCGTCAAGGACGACCAGGTCGACGTGCCGGAGACGGCCCGCGCCGTCCGCATGTGGTCGCCCGAGTGGTACGAGGCCCTGGCCACCAGCCGCTACGTGGTGGCCAACAACCACCTCCCGGACTGGTTCCGCAAGCGCCCCGGCCAGACCGTCGTCCAGACCTGGCACGGCACCCCGCTGAAGAAGATCGGCCACGACATCGAGGCCGTCCACTTCGCCGACAAGCGCTACCTCGAACGGCTCGCCGTCGAGGTGGAGAACTGGGACCTGCTGGTCTCCCCCAACAGCTTCTCCACCCCGATCCTGCGCCGCGCCTTCGCCTTCCCCGGCGAGCTGGTGGAGTCCGGCTACCCGCGCAACGACGTGCTGTGCCGCCCCGACACCGAGCGCCGGGCCGAACAGGTGCGCCGCCGGATCGGCATCCCGGAGGGCAAGCGGGTGGTGCTGTACGCCCCGACCTGGCGCGACGACCAGTACTACTCCCCCGGCCGCTACAAGTTCGACTTCCGGATCGACCTCGCCGACGCCCGGGCCCGGCTCGGCGCGGACCACGTGCTGCTGGTCCGCCGCCACCCCAACGTGGTCGACCCGGTGCCCGGCGCGGGCGACGGCTTCGTCCACGACGTCTCCGACTACCCCGACATGGCCGACCTGTCCCTGATCACCGACGTCATGATCACCGACTACTCCTCGCTGATGTTCGACTTCGTCAACACCGGCCGGCCGATCCTCTTCTACACCTACGACCTGGAGCACTACCGGGACACCCTGCGCGGCTTCTACTTCGACTTCGAGAGCAGCGCACCCGGCCCGCTGCTCTTCGACTCGGCGGAGCTGGTCGACGCCGTCCGGGACGCCGACGGGGTGCGGCGGCGGCACGCCGAGCGCTACCGGCGCTTCCAGCAGGACTTCTGCGACCTCGACGACGGCCGGGCCGCCGCCCGGCTGGTCGACCGGATGCTCACCGTGGGCGGCGACCTCGACCCGGGGACGGCGCCGACACCGGTTTCCGCGCCCGCTCGCGGTGCCGAGGCCGTTGCCGGAGCCGTTCCGGCGGCCGTTGCCGGAGCCGTTCCCGCGGCCGTTCCCGGAGCCGTTCCCGCGCCCGTGCGCACGGCCGCGCGGACGGCCGCTCCCGCGCCGGACAGGCCCCGGGCCGGTGTGCCGATGCCGGGCGACACCTTCGAGGGCGTGCCCTGGCCGCTGCCCGCGCACCTGACCACCCCCGCCGACCCCGACGCCCTCCGGCTGCGGGAGCGCGTCGGCGCCCGCCGATCAACGGAGCACGACCATGTCTGA